The proteins below come from a single Cervus elaphus chromosome 4, mCerEla1.1, whole genome shotgun sequence genomic window:
- the APOE gene encoding apolipoprotein E, producing MKVLWVAVVVALLAGCQADMEGELGPEEPLTPEQPRGQDSQPWEQALGRFWDYLRWVQTLSDQVQEELLNTQVIQELTALMEETMKEVKAYREELEGQLGPMAQETQARVSKELQAAQARLGSDMEDLRNRLAQYRSEVQAMLGQTTEELRARMASHLRKLRKRLLRDADDLKKRLAVYQAGASEGAERSVSAIRERLGPLVEQGQSRAATLSTVAGQPLLERAEAWRQKLHGRLEEVGVRAQDRLDKMRQQLEEVRAKVEEQGNQMRLQAEAFQARLRSWFEPLVEDMQRQWAGLVEKVQLALRPSPTSPPSENH from the exons ATGAAGGTTCTGTGGGTTGCCGTGGTGGTCGCGCTCCTGGCAG GATGCCAGGCGGATATGGAGGGAGAGCTGGGGCCCGAGGAGCCCCTGACTCCGGAGCAGCCCCGGGGGCAGGACAGCCAGCCTTGGGAGCAGGCGCTGGGCCGCTTCTGGGATTACCTGCGCTGGGTGCAGACCCTGTCTGACCAGGTGCAGGAGGAACTGCTCAACACCCAGGTCATTCAGGAACTGAC AGCGCTGATGGAGGAGACCATGAAGGAGGTGAAGGCCTACAGGGAGGAGCTGGAGGGACAACTGGGCCCCATGGCCCAGGAGACACAGGCCCGCGTGTCCAAGGAGCTGCAGGCAGCCCAGGCCCGGCTGGGCTCCGACATGGAGGACTTGCGGAACCGCCTGGCACAGTACCGAAGCGAGGTGCAGGCCATGCTGGGCCAGACCACCGAGGAGCTGCGGGCCCGCATGGCCTCCCACCTGCGCAAGCTGCGCAAGCGGCTGCTCCGCGACGCCGACGACCTGAAGAAGCGCCTGGCCGTCTACCAAGCGGGGGCCAGCGAAGGCGCCGAGCGCAGCGTGAGCGCCATCCGCGAGCGCCTCGGGCCCCTGGTGGAGCAGGGCCAATCGCGGGCCGCCACCCTGAGCACCGTGGCCGGCCAGCCGCTGCTGGAGCGCGCCGAGGCCTGGCGCCAGAAGCTGCACGGGCGCCTGGAGGAGGTGGGCGTCCGGGCCCAGGACCGCCTGGACAAGATGCGCCAGCAGCTAGAGGAGGTGCGCGCCAAGGTCGAGGAGCAGGGCAACCAGATGCGCCTGCAGGCCGAGGCCTTCCAGGCCCGCCTCAGGAGCTGGTTCGAGCCCCTGGTGGAAGACATGCAGCGCCAGTGGGCCGGGCTGGTGGAGAAGGTGCAGTTGGCTCTgcgccccagccccacctctccGCCCAGCGAGAATCATTGA
- the APOC4 gene encoding apolipoprotein C-IV, whose translation MSFPGRRPQALASLCFCVLVLACVVACQQEEPEGTLSPPPAPASTSQSQIPGKVKEQEGPKRTLSPPPAPARSSWSLVPGKVKEWVEPLVNRTREKWKWFWGPTAFRGFMETYYDDHLKDLGSRAQAWLRSSKDSLLNKAHSLCPQLLCRPSDQN comes from the exons ATGTCGTTCCCTGGACGCAGGCCCCAGGCCCTGGCCTCCCTCTGCTTCTGCGTTCTGGTCCTGGCCTGTGTTGTGG CATGCCAGCAAGAAGAGCCTGAGGGGACCCTGAGCCCCCCGCCAGCGCCGGCCAGTACTTCCCAGAGCCAGATTCCAGGCAAAGTGAAGGAGCAAGAAGGGCCGAAGAGGACCCTGAGCCCCCCGCCAGCGCCAGCCAGGAGTTCCTGGAGCCTGGTTCCAGGCAAGGTGAAGGAATGGGTGGAACCGCTGGTGAACAGGACCAGAGAGAAGTGGAAGTGGTTCTG GGGCCCCACGGCCTTCCGGGGCTTCATGGAGACCTACTACGATGACCACCTGAAGGACCTGGGCTCTCGCGCCCAGGCCTGGCTCCGCAGTTCCAAGGATAGCCTCCTGAACAAGGCCCACAGTCTGTGTCCCCAGCTGCTCTGCAGGCCCAGCGACCAAAATTAA
- the APOC2 gene encoding apolipoprotein C-II has translation MGTRYFLVGFLILLVLGFEAQGAHVPQQDEASSPALLTQVQESLLGYWDTAKAAAQKLYKKTYLPTVDEKIRDIYSKSTAAVTTYAGIITDQVFSMLSGED, from the exons ATGGGCACGAGATACTTCCTGGTCGGGTTTCTCATCCTCCTGGTGTTGGGGTTCG AGGCCCAAGGGGCCCATGTTCCCCAGCAAGACGAGgcctccagccctgccctgctcACCCAGGTGCAGGAGTCCCTCTTAGGTTACTGGGATACAGCCAAGGCAGCCGCCCAGAAGCTGTACAAGAAGACATACCTGCCCACCGTGGATGAGAAAATCAG GGACATATATAGCAAAAGCACGGCCGCTGTGACCACCTATGCAGGGATTATCACTGACCAGGTCTTTTCTATGCTGTCAGGAGAAGATTGA